The following are encoded in a window of Synechococcus sp. PCC 7335 genomic DNA:
- a CDS encoding class I SAM-dependent DNA methyltransferase, producing MITGELKSKVDHLWTTFWNNGISNPLSVIEQISYLLFIKRLDDLEVTKESKARRLGRSVEQPTFAEDEQECRWSYFKNLDDSDKKLEIVRDQAFPFIKQLGGEAADSPYARHMQDAVFLISSAALLDSVVTQIDQIPMEDRDTKGDLYEYMLSKLSTAGTNGQFRTPRHIIKLMVALMAPGPNEIICDPACGTGGFLIGAAEYVRDLKDGEGNDVLNAPGNLAHFNDGMFHGFDFDATMLRIGSMNLMLHGIEQPAIEARDSLSEDHAGVEEAFTMILANPPFKGSVEKSTIAKDLAKAISTKKTELLFMALFLRLLKKGGRAAVIVPDGVLFGSSKAHKGLRKLLVEAHKLDGVISMPSGVFKPYAGVSTAILMFTKVGVESGGSDFVWFYDMAADGLSLDDKRQPIEENDIPDILARWQSRDVEKDVDRKGKAFFVPREEIAENGYDLSINRYKEIEYEEVVYEPPKVIIGKLRALEDEIRVDLDELEGMLK from the coding sequence ATGATCACAGGGGAATTAAAGTCGAAGGTCGATCACCTGTGGACGACTTTTTGGAATAACGGCATCAGTAATCCGCTGTCAGTGATTGAGCAGATTTCCTATCTGCTGTTTATCAAGCGGCTGGATGACTTGGAGGTGACGAAGGAGAGTAAGGCACGGCGATTGGGCCGCTCGGTTGAGCAGCCGACGTTTGCTGAGGATGAACAGGAATGCCGCTGGTCGTACTTTAAGAACTTGGACGACTCGGATAAGAAGCTTGAGATTGTGCGCGACCAGGCATTTCCGTTTATCAAGCAGCTCGGGGGTGAGGCGGCAGATAGTCCTTATGCGCGGCACATGCAGGACGCGGTGTTTTTGATTAGCTCGGCGGCGCTGCTCGATAGCGTGGTGACTCAGATTGACCAGATTCCGATGGAAGATCGGGATACGAAGGGCGATTTGTATGAGTATATGCTCTCGAAGCTGAGTACGGCGGGGACGAACGGGCAGTTTCGGACGCCGCGCCACATTATCAAGCTGATGGTGGCGCTGATGGCCCCGGGGCCGAATGAGATTATTTGCGATCCGGCCTGTGGGACGGGGGGCTTTTTGATTGGGGCGGCGGAGTATGTGCGCGACTTAAAAGATGGTGAGGGGAATGACGTGCTGAATGCGCCGGGGAATCTGGCGCATTTTAATGACGGCATGTTTCACGGGTTTGACTTTGATGCGACGATGCTGCGGATTGGCAGTATGAACCTGATGCTGCACGGCATCGAGCAGCCTGCGATTGAGGCGAGGGATTCGCTATCGGAGGATCATGCGGGGGTGGAGGAAGCGTTTACGATGATTCTGGCGAATCCGCCGTTTAAGGGCTCGGTGGAGAAATCGACGATTGCGAAGGATTTAGCGAAGGCAATTTCGACGAAGAAGACGGAGCTGTTGTTTATGGCTTTGTTTTTGCGGCTGCTGAAGAAGGGCGGACGGGCAGCGGTGATTGTGCCAGATGGGGTGCTGTTTGGTAGCAGCAAGGCACACAAGGGTTTGCGGAAGCTGCTGGTAGAAGCGCACAAGTTAGACGGGGTGATTTCGATGCCGTCGGGGGTGTTTAAGCCTTATGCAGGGGTGTCTACGGCGATTTTGATGTTTACGAAGGTGGGTGTAGAAAGTGGGGGGAGTGATTTTGTTTGGTTTTATGACATGGCGGCGGATGGGCTGAGCTTGGATGATAAGCGTCAGCCGATAGAAGAGAATGATATTCCAGATATTTTGGCGCGGTGGCAGAGCCGGGATGTAGAGAAGGATGTAGACCGGAAGGGAAAGGCGTTTTTTGTGCCGAGGGAGGAGATTGCGGAGAACGGGTATGACCTTTCGATCAATCGGTATAAGGAGATTGAGTATGAGGAGGTGGTATACGAGCCGCCGAAGGTGATTATTGGGAAGTTAAGAGCGCTGGAAGATGAGATTCGGGTGGATTTGGATGAGTTGGAGGGGATGTTGAAATGA
- the mobF gene encoding MobF family relaxase, with amino-acid sequence MLTNANVKAEHAGSYYEKDDYYTQGDPDLQSDTQWQGKGAAVLGLSGPVDQSAFQQLLYGQTPSGESLHSQKIDPKKHRAATDYTFSAPKSVSIAGLIQKDRRVIKAHDQAVSTVLSVLESRYAQTRVRHGPSIRSRVTTGNIIAATFRHETSREQDPQLHTHCVVINSTQLANGRWQSMANEEIVKNRKLLGEFYQNELAVQLRQLGYEIAPQGNGLFECKSYEQPLLNLFSTRSRQIEAYIDKWEAKLQAEGRKPLSPKQKEQATLATRLKKQSVPREVLLAGWESAISSGEVKLPEIPNSLPTLSEKVQVAVDGKLMNAATEGVSHAAERESVFKREKVERFVLEHHLGEHSFDELQSAISQTDLVPAEELYTTEAAIERELDTIAMMKQGQGQVAEIAPLSDASAFVAATVAETDAVLTEGQHLAILETAISQDQLIAWQGVAGAGKTYSLKLLAQLATEQGYEVTGYAPSAQAANVLAEETNIEGSTVARLLHSQDRDDSDKKAIWIVDEAGLLSAKDAHSLLKKAQVNEARVILVGDTRQLSAVEAGNPFRSLQSAGVATCYLEESRRQKTEALQTAVVCLAAGEQLEGLETLDRAGMISKVENDEIRQLAITRDYIRLSPEERQQTLILSGTNRERLALAGTIRSALQREGTLGEDTFKMGSLRAKDRTKPQLKYACAYALNDVIVPVKDYRRYGMQRREQYRVVGLDIAANRLTLAAADGRTFAFDPATCAEKTTYEVQQLRVAPGEQLRWTRNEAVAGARNGQTVTVESVDASGSATLRDPKGERLDVSLRGQQYLDYALVSTTYSSQGKTADRVLAAIDSTLSKEGLYVAVSRAKSSLSLYTTDRAALYKKAQRSAAKKNPSDFLTLFEMVNPDAQQQKSTEPARDLRGADQSEHVGDCAGERIASGFETRVRGSDYLTRGGQPAQRTAASLTRSLSRKADSARHRALVARAPYQQQYQRYSAGYQGSSATDCDRFVARQMVGELSARSEGRSLTTDELKQVALVVGQGATAQRLKRTEGKDASVMYVAELTVDGKRAVEKAQQAEADAVEVLTKEKAIVERWQQVEPAKQRSRSQGMEL; translated from the coding sequence ATGCTCACAAACGCGAATGTTAAGGCTGAGCACGCAGGCAGTTATTACGAGAAGGATGACTACTATACGCAGGGTGATCCAGACCTGCAATCGGATACCCAATGGCAAGGGAAAGGAGCGGCTGTTTTAGGTCTTTCAGGGCCAGTTGATCAATCAGCCTTTCAACAGCTTCTCTACGGTCAGACGCCGAGTGGAGAGTCGCTACATTCACAAAAGATAGATCCAAAGAAGCATCGGGCAGCAACCGACTATACATTTAGTGCGCCGAAAAGTGTTTCGATCGCAGGATTAATTCAAAAAGATAGGCGAGTGATCAAAGCGCATGACCAGGCAGTGAGTACTGTGTTATCAGTACTCGAAAGTAGATACGCTCAGACCAGAGTAAGGCATGGTCCCAGCATCCGTTCGCGGGTAACGACAGGTAATATTATCGCGGCGACGTTTCGGCATGAGACGAGTCGAGAACAAGACCCGCAGCTGCATACTCATTGTGTGGTGATCAACTCCACTCAATTAGCGAATGGTCGCTGGCAGAGTATGGCGAATGAGGAGATAGTCAAAAATAGGAAGCTGCTTGGTGAGTTCTATCAAAATGAACTAGCTGTGCAGCTGCGTCAACTTGGCTATGAAATCGCCCCGCAAGGCAACGGACTATTCGAGTGCAAAAGCTACGAGCAGCCGTTACTTAATTTGTTCAGTACGCGCAGCCGACAGATAGAAGCGTACATCGATAAGTGGGAAGCCAAGCTACAGGCGGAAGGACGTAAACCGCTCAGTCCGAAGCAAAAGGAACAGGCGACTTTAGCCACCCGGTTGAAGAAGCAATCGGTACCTAGAGAAGTGTTGCTCGCTGGCTGGGAAAGTGCGATCTCTTCAGGTGAAGTTAAACTACCTGAGATTCCCAATTCTCTCCCTACCCTTTCGGAAAAAGTGCAGGTAGCAGTGGATGGAAAATTAATGAATGCTGCTACCGAAGGCGTGAGTCATGCGGCTGAACGGGAGAGCGTATTCAAGCGAGAGAAGGTAGAGCGTTTTGTGCTCGAACATCACCTCGGAGAACACTCGTTTGACGAACTACAAAGTGCAATTTCCCAGACTGATCTCGTCCCTGCCGAGGAGCTGTATACGACTGAAGCAGCAATCGAAAGAGAACTCGATACGATCGCGATGATGAAGCAGGGACAGGGGCAGGTCGCAGAGATCGCACCGCTATCAGACGCCAGTGCATTTGTTGCCGCAACGGTAGCAGAAACAGACGCGGTGTTAACCGAAGGACAGCACCTCGCCATTCTAGAGACGGCGATCAGTCAAGACCAGCTGATTGCATGGCAGGGTGTAGCCGGAGCAGGTAAGACCTACAGTCTCAAACTACTCGCCCAGCTAGCAACTGAACAGGGGTATGAAGTGACTGGCTATGCGCCCAGTGCTCAGGCGGCAAATGTTCTCGCTGAAGAAACCAATATCGAAGGCAGTACGGTAGCTCGTCTGCTGCATAGTCAAGATAGAGATGACAGCGACAAAAAAGCAATCTGGATTGTTGATGAGGCCGGACTACTGAGTGCGAAAGATGCTCATTCGTTATTGAAGAAAGCGCAGGTGAACGAGGCCCGAGTCATTCTAGTTGGAGATACGCGGCAGCTGTCGGCAGTAGAAGCAGGTAACCCCTTCCGGTCGTTGCAGTCAGCTGGGGTAGCTACCTGCTATCTAGAAGAGTCGCGCAGGCAGAAGACCGAGGCGCTACAAACGGCGGTAGTGTGTTTAGCCGCAGGTGAGCAGCTTGAAGGACTAGAGACACTAGATAGAGCTGGAATGATCAGCAAAGTCGAGAATGATGAGATTCGCCAGCTAGCCATCACCCGTGACTACATCCGGCTATCGCCTGAAGAGAGGCAGCAGACGCTAATACTCAGCGGTACGAACCGAGAACGGCTAGCACTAGCAGGCACCATTCGCAGCGCCCTACAGCGGGAAGGAACGCTCGGTGAAGACACGTTCAAGATGGGGTCTCTACGTGCCAAAGACCGCACGAAGCCACAGTTGAAGTATGCCTGTGCTTACGCGCTGAACGATGTGATTGTGCCTGTCAAAGACTACCGCCGCTATGGGATGCAGCGCCGCGAACAGTACCGTGTAGTCGGCTTGGACATTGCAGCCAACCGACTAACGCTAGCTGCTGCGGATGGTAGAACGTTTGCGTTCGACCCGGCCACCTGTGCCGAGAAGACCACCTATGAGGTGCAGCAGCTGAGGGTTGCGCCCGGTGAGCAGCTACGCTGGACGCGCAACGAAGCCGTCGCCGGGGCGCGGAACGGTCAGACAGTCACGGTAGAATCAGTCGATGCGTCCGGTAGTGCCACCTTACGCGACCCGAAAGGGGAACGGCTGGATGTCAGTTTGCGCGGGCAGCAGTACTTGGACTATGCGCTAGTCAGTACGACCTACAGCAGCCAGGGGAAGACAGCAGACCGGGTGCTCGCTGCGATAGACAGTACGCTCAGCAAAGAAGGGCTATACGTTGCCGTATCGCGGGCCAAGTCGAGCTTGAGTTTATACACAACGGACAGAGCCGCCCTGTATAAGAAAGCGCAGCGCTCGGCTGCGAAAAAGAATCCGAGCGACTTCCTAACGTTATTTGAGATGGTGAACCCAGATGCCCAGCAACAGAAGAGTACCGAACCCGCCCGAGACCTACGAGGTGCAGATCAATCCGAACACGTTGGCGATTGCGCTGGAGAGCGGATTGCAAGCGGCTTTGAAACCCGTGTACGAGGAAGTGATTACCTTACGCGAGGAGGTCAGCCAGCTCAAAGAACAGCAGCGAGCCTTACTCGAAGCCTTAGCCGAAAAGCCGATAGTGCTAGACACCGAGCTTTGGTAGCACGAGCGCCCTACCAACAGCAGTATCAGCGGTATTCAGCAGGGTACCAGGGCAGCTCTGCGACGGACTGTGACCGCTTTGTCGCAAGGCAGATGGTTGGTGAGCTATCAGCGCGTAGTGAGGGCCGTTCGCTGACCACAGATGAGCTGAAGCAAGTGGCTTTAGTCGTCGGCCAGGGAGCAACAGCGCAACGGCTCAAACGGACTGAGGGGAAGGACGCGAGTGTGATGTATGTCGCTGAGTTGACGGTGGATGGGAAGAGGGCAGTGGAGAAGGCACAGCAGGCCGAAGCTGATGCGGTTGAAGTCCTGACTAAGGAGAAAGCGATCGTGGAAAGGTGGCAGCAGGTCGAGCCTGCTAAGCAACGAAGTCGCAGCCAGGGGATGGAGCTGTAG
- a CDS encoding type II toxin-antitoxin system RelE/ParE family toxin: protein MTYRVDLSSVAKAEADAAFLSFSQYTTPEQAQRWYQGLIKAISTLGKMPRRCPIARENAFFSQEIRQLLYGKGQHTYRILFTVLDEQHIPTVRILHIRNAAQQTLGESEDKPQP from the coding sequence ATGACCTACCGCGTTGACCTATCTAGCGTGGCAAAAGCAGAAGCCGATGCAGCATTTCTCAGCTTCTCCCAATACACCACCCCCGAGCAGGCTCAGCGCTGGTATCAAGGACTGATCAAAGCCATCAGCACACTAGGAAAGATGCCTCGCCGCTGTCCCATTGCCCGCGAAAACGCATTCTTCAGCCAGGAGATTCGTCAACTGCTCTACGGCAAAGGACAACACACCTATCGCATTCTCTTTACCGTGCTAGACGAGCAACACATCCCTACCGTGCGAATTTTGCACATTCGGAACGCTGCCCAGCAAACGCTAGGAGAATCCGAAGATAAACCTCAACCCTAA
- a CDS encoding DEAD/DEAH box helicase family protein, whose protein sequence is MPSNFDFLKPAFPKLYGHALEAERLALTSPRACCFYTRFALEQTVLWLYENDPYLRFPYDNKLSTLIHEQTFKDNLKPGLFPKIRTIQKMGNTAVHRSTAISERDARRLVEELFHILYWLCRAYGPNGKTLAPLTFNPNLIPQPDNAAADLSSQQLQQLERQLSQAQRMQQIEADRRQKTEAELEATKAEITALKQQNAAAPDTHDYNEADTRRYLIDILLGEAGWDITAPDFTEYKVTGMPTTKSTDTGNGRVDYVLWGDNGTPLALIEAKRTSRDATQGKHQAKLYADCLEAQFNQRPVIFYTNGYQTWLWDDQQYPPREIQGFLKKEELERLIFRRQNRLPLTQVSVKPEIVNRSYQQEAIRQVTEHFEQHKARKALLVMATGTGKTRTAIALIDVLKTANWAKRVLFLADRTALLTQAYRAFKTHLPSVTPINLTENKNSQQIESANVVLSTYGTMLNAINRTGSEQRFFGPGYFDLIVVDEAHRSIYNKYGAVFEYFDGLLVGLTATPRAELDRDTYRIFELQQGVPTFAYELDNAVEDGYLVPPVGVNVPFKFLRNGVKYQDLSPEEKLEYEEKFRDEETGEVPDQVNAAAINKWLFNTDTVDQALQLLMERGLKVEGGDQLGKTIVFARTHEHAEFIVSRFDLNYPHLKGQFAQVIDSHNAYAQSLLDNFSEVEKAPTIAVSVDMLDTGVDVPEVVNLVFFKPVYSRVKFNQMIGRGTRLCEDLFGPGQDKECFLVFDLCSNFDYFSQEIEEKSQPLPESLTSRLIKHRLQLSELLKQAEGEQAAPELRTALLDSLHQHVATMAPENVLVRRHLQQVETFSERDRWETLSTEDIETVAEHLADLPNGNPRENRLAKEFDLLCLKLQLAILARQNTFERLRDQVRDTLAALEQKRDIPMVKAQLPLITEAQAETWWEAVTPKMVESLRLNLRELIQFIDRQAQQTVYTDFADQMGDVTLVDVPTYQTGFSPYQYRKKVESYIRANEDHVAIAKLKRNLPLTETDLESLETMLFAAEEIESRERFEQVYGTDRSLKLFIRQLVGLDRNAAKDAFSQYLVGSTFSAGQIRFVETIIDYLTQNGVMNPGLLYEQPFTNIHSGGLDGVFADAEADAIVAIVRSFNETVDMQYGVS, encoded by the coding sequence ATGCCCTCCAACTTCGACTTCCTAAAGCCCGCCTTCCCCAAGCTCTACGGCCACGCTTTGGAAGCCGAACGCCTCGCACTCACCTCGCCCCGTGCCTGCTGCTTCTACACCCGCTTCGCCCTAGAGCAAACTGTACTGTGGCTCTACGAAAACGACCCCTACCTGCGCTTTCCCTACGACAATAAGCTCAGCACCCTAATCCACGAACAAACCTTCAAAGACAACCTAAAACCCGGCCTCTTTCCAAAGATTCGTACCATCCAAAAGATGGGCAACACAGCCGTTCATCGCTCCACCGCCATCAGCGAAAGAGACGCCCGTCGCCTAGTTGAAGAACTGTTTCATATCCTCTACTGGCTGTGCCGCGCCTACGGCCCCAACGGTAAAACGCTTGCCCCCCTAACCTTCAACCCTAACCTCATCCCGCAACCCGATAACGCAGCGGCAGATCTATCCAGCCAGCAGCTACAGCAGCTAGAGCGTCAGCTTTCCCAAGCCCAGCGCATGCAGCAAATCGAAGCCGATAGACGCCAGAAAACAGAAGCCGAGCTAGAAGCCACCAAAGCCGAAATCACCGCGCTCAAACAGCAAAACGCCGCTGCCCCCGACACTCACGACTACAACGAAGCCGACACCCGCCGTTACCTAATCGATATCCTACTCGGTGAAGCCGGATGGGACATCACCGCACCCGACTTCACCGAGTACAAAGTCACCGGGATGCCGACTACCAAAAGCACCGATACCGGCAACGGCAGAGTTGACTATGTACTGTGGGGCGACAACGGCACACCCCTCGCCCTAATCGAAGCCAAACGCACCAGCCGCGACGCCACTCAAGGTAAACATCAAGCCAAACTCTACGCCGACTGCTTAGAAGCACAGTTCAATCAACGTCCCGTCATCTTCTACACCAACGGCTATCAAACCTGGCTATGGGACGACCAGCAATATCCCCCACGCGAGATCCAAGGCTTCCTCAAAAAAGAAGAGCTAGAGCGGCTAATCTTTCGCCGTCAAAACCGCCTACCGCTCACGCAAGTCAGCGTCAAACCCGAAATCGTTAACCGCAGCTACCAACAAGAAGCGATCCGCCAAGTCACCGAACACTTTGAGCAACACAAGGCCCGTAAAGCACTCCTCGTGATGGCCACCGGCACCGGCAAGACAAGGACAGCGATCGCGCTGATAGACGTGCTCAAAACGGCAAACTGGGCCAAGCGCGTTCTCTTTCTAGCAGATCGCACCGCCCTGCTCACCCAAGCGTACCGAGCCTTCAAAACCCATCTGCCTAGCGTCACGCCGATCAACCTCACCGAAAACAAGAACAGCCAGCAGATAGAAAGCGCCAACGTTGTTCTTTCTACCTACGGCACCATGCTCAATGCCATTAACCGCACCGGCAGCGAGCAACGCTTCTTTGGCCCCGGCTACTTTGACCTGATCGTCGTCGATGAAGCCCACCGCTCGATCTACAACAAATACGGCGCCGTATTTGAATACTTTGACGGCCTCCTAGTTGGCCTAACCGCCACCCCGAGAGCCGAACTTGATCGAGACACCTATCGAATCTTTGAGCTACAGCAAGGCGTTCCGACCTTTGCCTACGAGCTAGACAACGCCGTCGAAGACGGTTACCTAGTGCCCCCGGTCGGCGTCAACGTGCCGTTCAAGTTTCTACGCAACGGCGTCAAGTACCAAGACCTGAGCCCTGAAGAAAAGCTCGAATACGAAGAGAAGTTTCGCGATGAAGAAACAGGCGAAGTGCCAGACCAGGTAAACGCCGCTGCGATCAACAAGTGGCTATTCAACACAGATACCGTAGACCAGGCGCTACAGCTGCTGATGGAGCGAGGTCTAAAAGTAGAAGGCGGTGACCAGCTCGGAAAAACAATTGTGTTTGCCCGCACCCATGAGCATGCCGAATTTATCGTTAGTCGCTTTGACTTGAACTACCCCCACCTCAAAGGCCAGTTCGCCCAGGTAATCGATAGCCATAATGCCTACGCCCAAAGCCTGCTAGATAACTTCTCAGAAGTAGAGAAAGCGCCGACGATCGCTGTTTCAGTAGACATGCTCGATACCGGCGTAGACGTACCCGAAGTCGTCAATCTCGTCTTCTTCAAGCCAGTCTACTCACGGGTCAAGTTCAACCAGATGATTGGTCGCGGTACCCGGCTGTGTGAAGACCTTTTTGGGCCTGGGCAGGACAAAGAATGCTTCTTGGTTTTTGACCTATGCAGTAACTTCGATTACTTCAGTCAGGAGATAGAAGAGAAAAGTCAGCCGTTGCCAGAGAGTCTAACTAGCCGGTTGATTAAACACCGTCTGCAACTCAGCGAGCTACTCAAGCAGGCGGAAGGCGAACAAGCCGCGCCTGAGCTAAGAACAGCACTGCTCGATAGTCTGCACCAACACGTTGCGACGATGGCCCCAGAGAATGTTCTAGTCCGACGGCACTTGCAACAGGTTGAAACCTTTTCCGAGCGCGATCGTTGGGAGACACTCAGCACCGAAGACATCGAAACCGTGGCGGAGCATCTAGCCGACCTCCCAAACGGCAACCCCCGCGAGAATCGGCTAGCCAAGGAATTTGACCTACTGTGCCTGAAATTACAGCTCGCCATCCTAGCGCGACAGAATACGTTTGAGCGATTGCGCGACCAGGTGCGCGACACTCTCGCCGCGCTAGAGCAAAAGCGCGATATCCCCATGGTCAAAGCGCAGCTGCCACTCATTACCGAAGCGCAGGCCGAAACCTGGTGGGAAGCCGTCACGCCCAAGATGGTAGAGTCTCTGCGGCTGAATCTACGAGAGCTGATTCAATTCATCGATCGGCAGGCGCAGCAGACGGTGTATACCGATTTTGCCGATCAGATGGGTGATGTCACCTTAGTTGACGTCCCGACTTATCAGACTGGCTTTAGTCCTTATCAGTATCGTAAGAAAGTTGAAAGCTACATCAGAGCTAATGAAGACCACGTTGCGATCGCCAAGCTCAAACGAAACTTACCGCTGACTGAAACTGACCTAGAGTCGCTAGAGACCATGCTGTTTGCAGCGGAGGAGATTGAGAGTCGAGAACGCTTTGAGCAGGTGTATGGTACTGACCGCAGCCTCAAGCTATTCATTCGGCAGCTAGTTGGCTTAGACCGTAATGCGGCCAAGGATGCGTTTTCTCAGTACCTAGTCGGCAGCACCTTCAGCGCAGGGCAGATTCGATTTGTAGAGACCATCATCGACTATCTGACGCAGAACGGCGTGATGAACCCTGGGCTGCTGTACGAACAACCCTTTACCAATATCCATAGCGGTGGCCTAGATGGGGTCTTTGCTGATGCGGAGGCTGACGCGATTGTGGCGATCGTCCGCTCCTTCAACGAGACGGTAGATATGCAGTACGGTGTCAGTTAG
- a CDS encoding restriction endonuclease subunit S, whose amino-acid sequence MNLPHDWKLVSLSEIASSEKGAIRRGPFGGSLKKSMFVESGFKVYEQQNAIRDDFQIGHYFINDEKYKEMEGFSVKPRDLIISCAGTIGRIAIVPDSAEPGVINQALMRIRPDTNVILVRYLKWLLESPTYQRDIFGKSAGSALKNLAAIGEIKKCKIPLPPIKEQRRIAAILDKADAVRRKRKEAIALTEDLLRSVFLDFMESVSNDCRKVSFKDVTLESRNSFVNGPFGSNLLTSELQSEGVPVIYIRDIREGVYNRVSQAFVTKEKAKELAACNVFPGDVLIAKVGDPPGTAAIYPLSSPNGIVTQDVVRMRLDLENATPEFIAAYINSQIGKHTLKPIIVEATRSRFPLGAFKNLVVTLPPLEDQQRFSKQYKKIRHIQNFLHCTCEQENNLFHSLLQRAFRGDL is encoded by the coding sequence ATGAATTTACCTCACGACTGGAAGCTAGTTTCTCTATCAGAGATAGCTTCTTCTGAAAAAGGAGCTATTCGCCGCGGCCCCTTTGGAGGCTCTCTTAAAAAGTCTATGTTTGTTGAAAGCGGCTTCAAGGTATATGAACAACAAAATGCTATTAGAGACGACTTTCAAATCGGACACTATTTTATTAATGACGAAAAATATAAGGAAATGGAAGGCTTTAGCGTTAAGCCTAGAGATCTGATTATTAGCTGTGCCGGAACGATAGGACGAATTGCCATAGTGCCTGATAGTGCGGAGCCTGGCGTCATAAACCAAGCTCTCATGAGAATCCGACCAGACACAAATGTCATTCTAGTACGCTATCTAAAGTGGTTGCTTGAGTCTCCTACGTACCAAAGAGATATCTTTGGAAAAAGTGCGGGCAGTGCGCTCAAAAATCTTGCGGCTATTGGTGAAATCAAAAAATGCAAAATTCCCCTTCCCCCAATCAAGGAGCAACGTCGGATTGCGGCAATTTTGGATAAAGCGGATGCAGTGCGGCGGAAACGGAAGGAGGCGATCGCACTCACCGAAGACCTACTACGCTCAGTATTCCTTGACTTTATGGAAAGCGTTTCAAACGATTGCAGAAAAGTAAGCTTTAAAGACGTTACTCTTGAGAGCCGAAATTCTTTTGTCAATGGCCCTTTCGGAAGTAATCTTCTAACCAGCGAATTGCAGTCAGAAGGAGTACCTGTAATCTATATCCGAGATATTCGAGAGGGTGTATATAATAGGGTGAGTCAAGCTTTTGTAACAAAGGAAAAAGCAAAAGAATTAGCTGCTTGTAATGTTTTCCCTGGGGATGTACTAATTGCTAAAGTAGGCGATCCGCCTGGTACAGCAGCTATTTATCCATTGTCTTCTCCGAATGGCATCGTGACTCAAGATGTTGTCCGTATGCGCTTAGATTTAGAAAATGCTACGCCTGAGTTTATAGCCGCATATATTAACTCGCAAATTGGGAAGCACACTCTTAAACCCATTATTGTCGAGGCCACTCGCTCTAGATTTCCACTTGGCGCTTTTAAAAATCTTGTGGTCACACTTCCCCCACTAGAAGATCAGCAGCGATTTAGTAAGCAATACAAGAAAATTCGACACATTCAGAATTTTCTACATTGCACATGCGAGCAGGAGAATAATCTCTTCCATTCCCTTCTCCAGCGCGCCTTCCGAGGTGACCTCTAG